From Pristis pectinata isolate sPriPec2 chromosome 43, sPriPec2.1.pri, whole genome shotgun sequence, one genomic window encodes:
- the atp6ap1a gene encoding ATPase H+ transporting accessory protein 1a encodes MAAAAAAWLLALALGSALGGGRGTDQVPVLAWSTEGSLWRSRPAPNGGHIVSQQQLASYLDPALAKGPKTVILFLQDKLSVDDFTVYGGVYGNKQESAFPNLQAALESSPSSLVLPSVDWHATSSLLLSLQSSVGTSPLYVDPLTIPRSPAQRQRPSLLAVRLPYSSGSILIRPKEALTANDNILGKVLDVLKEDGVPFTAVLTAARPSRVVREVSAPPVGPGRQLLAAEDEREGPHPPLAFNVSGSPCILLWASRLVLGRGPSEADLTNRTFGPSASVSLHSSACANHSADLVLEYSNVEKLGTVKIVFKMSNQSYRVSAQPWFTLDQVEVTSDKDVIAFNVSDVYAPAAYSYRCSSVSNDPRAGSVLRSSTSSSQTWKLYLQDFQIQAFGVKGMRFSYASDCSGFFTPAIWMGLITSLLMVFILTYGLHMVTSLKTMDRFDDPKGPSISVPQTE; translated from the exons atggcggcggcggcggcggcctgGCTGCTGGCTCTCGCCCTGGGGTCGGCGCTGGGCGGCGGGCGAGGCACCGACCAGGTCCCGGTGCTGGCCTGGTCCACGGAGGG cTCCCTGTGGCGCTCCCGGCCAGCTCCAAACGGAGGCCACATCGTCTCCCAGCAGCAGCTGGCCTCGTACCTGGATCCGGCCCTGGCGAAAGGCCCCAAGACTGTCATCTTGTTCCTTCAGGACAAG CTCAGCGTCGATGATTTCACCGTATACGGAGGGGTCTACGGGAACAAGCAGGAGAGTGCCTTCCCCAACCTTCAG GCGGCCCTGGAGTCCTCGCCCTCCTCCCTGGTCCTGCCCTCGGTTGACTGGCACGCCACCAGCTCTCTGCTGCTCTCCCTCCAGTCCAGTGTTGGGACCAGTCCGCTCTACGTGGACCCACTGACCATACCGCGATCTCCGGCTCAACGCCAGCGTCCCTCGCTGCTGGCCGTCCGCCTGCCCTACAGCTCCGG CTCCATTCTGATACGTCCGAAGGAAGCTCTCACTGCCAACG ACAACATCCTGGGCAAGGTGCTGGATGTCCTGAAGGAAGATGGGGTCCCGTTCACTGCCGTCCTCACTGCTGCCAGACCGTCTCGG gtgGTGCGGGAGGTGTCGGCCCCCCCGGTGGGTCCCGGCCGCCAGCTGCTGGCAGCGGAGGATGAGCGGGAGGGCCCCCACCCCCCGCTGGCCTTCAACGTGAGTGGCTCGCCCTGCATCCTGCTGTGGGCCTCCCGCCTGGTGCTGGGGAGGGGGCCGTCCGAGGCTGACCTCACCAACCGAACCTTCGGGCCCTCCGCCTCCGTCTCCCTACACAGCTCGGCCTGCGCCAACCACTCCGCCGA CCTCGTCCTGGAATACAGCAATGTGGAGAAACTGGGCACTGTGAAGATCGT ATTTAAGATGAGCAACCAGTCGTACAGGGTGTCGGCCCAGCCCTGGTTCACCCTGGACCAGGTGGAGGTCACCTCCGACAAGGATGTCATCGCCTTCAATGTCAGTGACGTGTACGCACCGGCCGCCTACTCCTACCGCTGCAGCTCTGTGTCCAACGATCCGCGGGCCGGCTCTGTCCTccgctcctccacctcctcctcccagaCATGGAAGCTCTACCTCCAGGACTTCCAG ATCCAGGCCTTCGGCGTGAAGGGCATGAGGTTCTCATATGCCAGCGACTGCTCCGGCTTCTTCACCCCGGCCATCTGGATGGGTCTCATCACCAGCCTGCTGATGGTCTTCATCCTGACCTATGGCCTGCACATGGTGACCAGCCTGAAGACCATGGACCGCTTCGATGACCCCAAAGGCCCCTCCATCTCCGTGCCCCAGACTGAGTGA